The region ATGCGGGGACACAGGTCGGCGGCGTCCACAAGCGCCCCCCGATCCCCGACAACTCACTCAAAGCCGAGTGCCCCAAATTCATGGCTCATGGCCCCTGCGGTGGCGTGCGAAAGGGAGGCTTCTGCGAGGTCTATCCCGAGATGAAGTGCCCTTGGGTCTCGCTGTTTATTGAGCTCGAAAAAATAGGCCGCACCGATTGGATGAAACAAGTCTAGCGAACACATGA is a window of Nitrospira sp. DNA encoding:
- a CDS encoding methylenetetrahydrofolate reductase C-terminal domain-containing protein — encoded protein: MANRVLIPGEDDAGTQVGGVHKRPPIPDNSLKAECPKFMAHGPCGGVRKGGFCEVYPEMKCPWVSLFIELEKIGRTDWMKQV